In Balaenoptera ricei isolate mBalRic1 chromosome 4, mBalRic1.hap2, whole genome shotgun sequence, the following are encoded in one genomic region:
- the LOC132365100 gene encoding LOW QUALITY PROTEIN: P2Y purinoceptor 4-like (The sequence of the model RefSeq protein was modified relative to this genomic sequence to represent the inferred CDS: inserted 2 bases in 1 codon; deleted 2 bases in 1 codon) — translation MLCHPFCFSPGEGEAGTAVLPEGASQEIEKLDTNISKEERFCYFSEDYKPIYLPLTYSIIFMLGLPLNGTVLWLSWHQTKRWSCATINLVNLMVADLLYVLTLPFLIITYSLGDRWPFGELLCKLVCFPFYTNLYSSILLLTCISVHRFLRMCHPLRSLPYRTRRHALLGTAATWALVVPQLLPTLVFSQMDYINGQMVCHDMTSPEHFDEFSAYGVVLMSSCFLSLLGHLGVLLADGQEPDQDRGDSHDGGQRGPSQVPPDHPAGVRPLHPLFCALPHNTLPLPHAPLPTFTELPALDGGQPGLQDTEASGEPEQLPQPSPVLSXSGGHNRVRLFQELRHDKVGEHPAGAKGERPRGGHSWVLSRRGSGEKLQDVDNDLFEHRHVLVGEGLKIS, via the exons ATGCTCTGCCATCCATTTTGCTTCTCCCCAGGGGAAGGAGAAGCAGGAACAGCTGTGCTCCCAGAGGGAGCCTCCCAGGAGATAGAGAAGCTGGATACCAACATCTCAAAGGAAGAAAGATTCTGCTATTTCTCGGAGGACTACAAACCAATCTACCTTCCCCTGACCTACAGTATCATCTTCATGCTAGGCCTCCCCCTGAATGGCACTGTTCTGTGGCTCTCCTGGCACCAAACCAAGCGCTGGAGCTGTGCCACCATCAATCTGGTGAACCTGATGGTAGCCGACCTGCTTTATGTGCTGACATTGCCCTTCCTCATCATCACCTACTCCCTGGGTGACAGATGGCCCTTCGGGGAGCTGCTCTGCAAGCTGGTGTGCTTCCCGTTCTACACCAACCTCTACAGCAGCATCCTGCTGCTGACCTGCATCTCCGTGCACCGCTTCCTGCGCATGTGCCACCCGCTGCGTTCGCTGCCCTACCGGACCCGCCGGCATGCCCTGCTGGGCACCGCCGCCACGTGGGCCCTGGTGGTCCCCCAGCTGCTGCCCACGCTGGTCTTCTCCCAAATGGACTACATCAACGGCCAGATGGTCTGCCACGACATGACCAGCCCagagcattttgatgagttttCCGCCTACGGCGTGGTCCTGATGTCGTCCTGCTTT CTTTCCCTCCTTGGTCATCTTGGCGTGCTACTCGCTGATGGTCAGGAGCCTGACCAAGACAGGGGAGACTCTCATGATGGTGGGCAGCGCGGCCCAAGCCAAGTCCCTCCGGACCACCCTGCTGGTGTGCGGCCTCTTCACCCTCTGTTTTGTGCCCTTCCACATAACACGCTCCCTCTACCTCACGCTCCGCTTCCTACCTTCACAGAACTGCCAGCTCTCGATGGTGGCCAGCCTGGCCTACAAGATACGGAGGCCTCTGGTGAGCCTGAGCAGCTGCCGCAACCCAGTCCTGTACTTTC GTCAGGTGGGCACAACAGAGTCAGGCTCTTCCAGGAACTGAGGCATGACAAGGTGGGTGAGCACCCAGCTGGAGCCAAGGGAGAGAGACCCAGGGGTGGGCACAGCTGGGTGCTGTCAAGAAGAGGTTCAGGGGAAAAGCTCCAAGATGTTGACAATGACCTGTTTGAACACAGGCATGTGCTAGTGGGAGAGGGGCTCAAGATCTCCTAG